In 'Nostoc azollae' 0708, the following are encoded in one genomic region:
- a CDS encoding transposase, with protein MITARGVKPVVRVQWPRKAFWLYGVVEPTSGWHFCQEYPHLNSENFQKFLDVLSQELGSDMALMQMDQASAHQALALSCPENIIPIFQPSHSPQLNPIKRLWQFIKRQFKGESSSHLDQLRQQVQHELAQLSSEIISSLTSYDFILEALFHQALFCAAS; from the coding sequence GTGATTACGGCTCGTGGTGTTAAACCTGTAGTGAGGGTGCAGTGGCCACGAAAAGCATTTTGGCTTTATGGAGTTGTTGAACCCACCTCTGGATGGCATTTTTGTCAGGAATATCCTCATCTAAACAGTGAAAATTTTCAGAAATTCTTGGATGTCCTATCTCAAGAATTAGGTTCTGATATGGCATTAATGCAGATGGATCAAGCTTCTGCACACCAAGCTTTGGCACTGTCTTGCCCTGAAAATATTATTCCCATTTTTCAACCATCTCACTCTCCTCAACTTAACCCCATCAAGCGATTATGGCAGTTTATTAAACGTCAGTTCAAAGGTGAAAGTTCCTCACATCTCGACCAATTGCGTCAGCAAGTTCAACATGAATTAGCTCAATTATCTTCTGAGATCATCTCCTCTTTGACCAGTTATGATTTCATCCTTGAAGCTCTGTTTCACCAAGCTTTATTCTGTGCAGCCTCATAG
- a CDS encoding winged helix-turn-helix domain-containing protein, with product MLSQLISKLESPQGFSSYRQIVEWLEQEWHVQVKYKTVYSLVPYKLGAKLKVPRPISSSQDEQAINLFKKTSPLPW from the coding sequence ATGCTATCACAACTAATATCAAAGTTAGAATCCCCCCAAGGGTTTAGCAGTTATAGGCAAATTGTGGAATGGCTAGAGCAAGAATGGCACGTCCAAGTCAAATACAAGACAGTTTACAGTTTAGTGCCCTACAAACTAGGGGCAAAATTGAAAGTACCTCGACCCATCAGCTCATCACAAGATGAGCAAGCTATAAACCTTTTTAAGAAAACATCCCCCTTGCCTTGGTAG